The genomic DNA CCTGCGCTACGGCGAATGGCTACTGCGCACCGACCGAAAGACACCAGCGCGCAAGCATCTTCGAGCTGCCTTCGACGCATTCACCGGCATGGGTGCGGCCGCATTCGCCAACCGTGCGCGTCGACAACTGGCCACGGTGGGCGTCCGGGCCGGCAGCACCCGGGCCGGTGCCGGCGACTTGACCGCCCAGGAGGCCCAGATCGCCGACCTGGTGCGCAGCGGCCTGACGAACCAGGAAGTCGGCGCGCGGCTGTTCCTGAGCCCGCACACCGTGGACTGGCACCTGCGCAAGGTCTTCATCAAGCTCGGCATCACCTCGCGACGGCAATTGCGCACCAGGGGATGATTACCGGCGTGTGATCCCTTCTGGAGACCGACAGCGTCCGTCTCAAGACCAGAAGGCTTCATCATGAACATCGTCGTCATCGGAGGCACCGGACTGATCGGGTCCCGAGTGTTGCGCCACCTGACCGAGCTCGGCCACCAGGTGGTCGCAGCGTCGCCGTCCACGGGGGTCGACACGGTCACCGGTCTCGGTCTGGACCGCGCACTCGACGGCGCGCAGGTGGTGATCGATGTGAGTAACTCCCCGTCGCTCGACGGCAGCGCCGTCGAGTTCTTCGAGGCATCCACCCGCAATCTGCTGGCCGCCGAGAAGAAAGCCGGCGTGCAACACCATGTGGCGCTGTCGGTGGTCAACACCGATGCACTGGCACGCAAGATCGACTACTTCACGGCGAAAGTCCAGCAGGAGAACAGGATCGCCGCCGCTGACACGCCGTTCTCGATCGTGCGCGCCACGCAGTTCTTCGAGTTCATCCGGGCCCTCACCGACGCCTCGACCGACGGCGCAACAGTCCGGTTGCCGCACATCCTCATCCGGCCCATCGCCGCCGCGGACGTCGCCGAGGCGCTCGCCATCGCCGCGGTCAACGACCCGTTGAGCCGCACCATCGACATCGCCGGCCCGCGGGTCTACGGGCTGGACGACCTGGTACGCACCGCGTTGACCGCCCGCGGTGATCACCGCACCGTGATCACCGATCCGTCAGCCGGGTACTGGGGAGCACAGTTGGACGACGACGCGCTGGTACCGCAGGGGGAAGCCGTGCTGTTCGACACCCTGTTCGAGGAGTGGCTGCTGGAGACCGCTGCCACCGGCGACTGACCTGTCACAGAAACCCCCGCTGCGCTGTCTTCCTTGCTGAGGCCGGCAATGCGGAGGACGTGATGAGCTACCCCTGGGGAACCAAGCCACGGCTGTCACGCAAGCGGGGCCCCACCCCGCATGACTTGCGCGGGCGCGCCGCCGAGATGCGGGAGCTGGAGGAGGTGCTCGCCGGCGCCCGGTCGGGTTCGGCTCAGGCGCTGGTCCTGCGCGGCGAACCGGGCGTCGGTAAAACCGCGCTGCTGGCGCAGCTGATGTCCGAGGCGGACGACGTCACCATCACGCGGGTCGCGGGTGTCGAGTCCGACATGGAACTCGCCTACGCCGGG from Mycolicibacterium tokaiense includes the following:
- a CDS encoding SDR family oxidoreductase, giving the protein MNIVVIGGTGLIGSRVLRHLTELGHQVVAASPSTGVDTVTGLGLDRALDGAQVVIDVSNSPSLDGSAVEFFEASTRNLLAAEKKAGVQHHVALSVVNTDALARKIDYFTAKVQQENRIAAADTPFSIVRATQFFEFIRALTDASTDGATVRLPHILIRPIAAADVAEALAIAAVNDPLSRTIDIAGPRVYGLDDLVRTALTARGDHRTVITDPSAGYWGAQLDDDALVPQGEAVLFDTLFEEWLLETAATGD